One genomic segment of Nitrospira sp. includes these proteins:
- a CDS encoding acyltransferase family protein, with protein MQQTSATPRSSGEASTRSTQPDRRSARYDVLRVGACLAVILLHLAATIVMERELFGTLQWHLSNALDAATRWCVPVFVMLSGALLLDPQKCTGPGAFWAKRMSRLLPALIAWPTIYFAWRAFYWHEPLSIEIIGRDMVLGRPYIHLYFLFLIAGLYLVTPFLAKALAAFSLSQLRDLILIMAGLAMGANLFDFLASSAFTIFVPYLTYYLAGWYCARLRIERPSRLAFAIMIAAATTTLLTAILVSTRGYDDRWAFYFYEDFSPTDMVMAVGLFLLILQGTISPKVESIAQTLAPLTLGVYVAHPIVVELLRYGYFLTVPILLRPPYYVPITFLATCVLTFGLVTLMQRVPGLRRIV; from the coding sequence ATGCAACAGACATCAGCGACACCACGCTCATCGGGAGAAGCCTCCACCAGAAGCACTCAGCCTGATCGACGCTCGGCCCGGTACGATGTCCTGCGAGTCGGCGCCTGTCTCGCGGTCATCCTGTTGCATCTGGCCGCCACCATCGTGATGGAACGCGAGCTCTTCGGCACGCTGCAGTGGCACCTTTCCAATGCCCTCGACGCCGCCACCCGCTGGTGCGTCCCGGTCTTCGTCATGCTGAGCGGTGCACTGTTGCTCGACCCGCAAAAATGTACGGGCCCTGGCGCCTTCTGGGCCAAACGCATGAGCCGGTTATTGCCGGCCCTCATCGCCTGGCCGACGATCTATTTCGCCTGGCGCGCCTTCTACTGGCATGAGCCGCTCTCGATCGAGATCATCGGCCGTGATATGGTCCTCGGCAGGCCCTATATCCATTTATACTTTCTGTTTCTCATCGCCGGACTGTATCTCGTCACACCCTTTCTGGCCAAAGCGCTCGCCGCCTTCAGCCTCTCGCAGTTGCGCGACCTGATTCTGATCATGGCCGGGCTGGCGATGGGGGCTAATCTATTTGATTTTCTCGCCTCCAGCGCCTTCACCATATTCGTCCCCTATCTGACCTATTACCTGGCGGGCTGGTATTGCGCGCGGCTCCGGATCGAGCGGCCGTCGCGCCTCGCATTCGCGATCATGATCGCCGCTGCGACCACCACGCTCCTGACAGCTATTCTCGTCTCGACGCGCGGATACGACGACCGCTGGGCCTTCTATTTCTACGAGGATTTCAGCCCCACCGACATGGTGATGGCCGTCGGCCTCTTCCTGCTGATCCTGCAGGGGACGATTTCTCCAAAAGTAGAATCCATTGCGCAGACGCTCGCACCGCTCACGCTCGGCGTCTACGTGGCCCATCCCATCGTGGTGGAATTGCTGCGCTATGGGTACTTCCTCACTGTTCCAATCCTGCTTCGTCCCCCCTACTACGTACCGATCACCTTCCTCGCGACCTGCGTCCTCACATTCGGCCTCGTCACCCTCATGCAGCGAGTGCCTGGCCTGCGGCGAATTGTGTAG
- a CDS encoding NUDIX domain-containing protein, with amino-acid sequence MPIPEFIKSLRSKIGTELLQVPTAMVFAYDDRGRLLLIQDKDSGRWSAPSGIIDPHELPSDAAVREAWEEAGVFVELTHILGVFAGEHFSKTYDNGDQLAAVTTVFAARVIRGTPRPDHEETSDARFFSPSEIDALSCSTHFLVIRKAVNQNQPQAYFKPATWQPGGL; translated from the coding sequence ATGCCGATTCCAGAGTTCATCAAATCCCTCCGCTCCAAGATCGGCACTGAGCTGCTGCAAGTTCCGACCGCGATGGTCTTTGCGTACGACGACCGCGGGCGACTCTTGCTGATTCAGGACAAGGACTCCGGCCGCTGGAGCGCGCCGAGCGGAATTATCGACCCGCATGAGTTGCCGTCCGATGCGGCGGTGCGGGAGGCGTGGGAGGAAGCCGGAGTGTTTGTGGAGCTGACCCACATCCTGGGCGTCTTTGCGGGTGAGCACTTCTCTAAGACCTACGACAACGGCGATCAGCTTGCCGCCGTCACGACGGTGTTCGCCGCGCGTGTCATTCGCGGGACGCCTCGTCCGGATCATGAAGAGACATCCGATGCGCGATTCTTCTCGCCGAGTGAGATCGATGCTCTGTCCTGCTCCACGCATTTTCTCGTCATCCGCAAGGCCGTCAATCAGAACCAACCTCAGGCCTACTTCAAACCCGCCACCTGGCAGCCCGGCGGCCTCTAG
- a CDS encoding NUDIX domain-containing protein, which yields MPIPGFIQSLRSKVGTELLQVSTVAVFAYDDSGRLLLIQEKSSGLWGAPGGIVEPLELLADAAVRETWEEAGVFVELTRVLGVFAGEHFSGTYDNGDQIACVSTVFAARPISGTPRPDHAETADARFFLPDEIAALPCQPHFHVIRQALSHDRSQAYFKPATWQLPGL from the coding sequence ATGCCCATTCCCGGTTTCATTCAATCTCTCCGCTCCAAGGTCGGCACGGAATTGTTGCAGGTTTCCACCGTCGCCGTGTTTGCTTATGACGACAGCGGGCGTCTCTTGTTGATTCAGGAAAAGTCCTCAGGTTTGTGGGGTGCGCCGGGGGGCATCGTCGAGCCCCTTGAGTTGCTCGCCGATGCGGCGGTGCGGGAGACCTGGGAGGAAGCCGGAGTGTTTGTCGAGTTGACCCGCGTCCTCGGCGTCTTTGCCGGAGAACACTTTTCCGGCACCTACGACAACGGCGACCAGATAGCCTGTGTGTCGACCGTCTTTGCCGCGCGTCCGATCAGCGGCACGCCTCGCCCGGATCATGCTGAGACGGCCGATGCGCGGTTCTTTCTTCCCGACGAGATCGCGGCGCTGCCCTGTCAGCCGCATTTCCACGTGATTCGTCAGGCCCTGAGCCACGACCGATCCCAAGCCTACTTCAAGCCGGCCACCTGGCAGCTGCCAGGCCTGTAA
- a CDS encoding DUF2306 domain-containing protein, with protein MSLDHGVMRLAGFIALVVLSLAVAGYALAVYGFLPVGALVHPDMRATFEAHPVGIYAHVFGAAVALALGPFQFSSTLRDRRPALHRRLGRLYLAIGVLIGGLSGLFMAFHAFGGLPSRLGFACLAVAWLYSGSRAYFAVRACDFTAHRCWMVRNFALTFAAVTLRLYLPASVALGAAFEIVYPIIAWLCWLPNLVAAECLVNRATHPLIERPNAGFRPSSAAHSKG; from the coding sequence ATGAGCCTGGACCATGGTGTTATGCGTCTCGCTGGCTTTATTGCACTGGTCGTATTGTCGCTCGCGGTTGCGGGCTACGCTCTCGCCGTCTATGGCTTCCTGCCTGTCGGGGCGCTGGTTCATCCTGACATGCGCGCCACCTTCGAAGCCCATCCCGTCGGCATTTATGCACATGTGTTCGGCGCGGCCGTCGCGCTGGCCCTGGGGCCGTTTCAGTTTTCATCGACGTTGCGCGACCGGCGGCCTGCTCTGCACCGCCGGCTCGGCCGGCTCTACCTTGCGATTGGTGTGCTGATCGGAGGGCTCTCGGGCCTGTTCATGGCGTTTCATGCGTTCGGCGGCCTTCCGTCCCGGTTAGGCTTCGCCTGTCTCGCTGTTGCTTGGCTGTACAGCGGCTCCCGTGCCTATTTCGCCGTTCGGGCCTGCGACTTCACGGCTCATCGCTGCTGGATGGTTCGAAACTTCGCGCTCACCTTCGCCGCCGTCACGCTGCGCTTGTACTTGCCTGCCTCCGTGGCTCTTGGGGCGGCGTTTGAAATCGTCTATCCGATCATCGCGTGGCTTTGCTGGCTGCCGAATCTTGTCGCCGCCGAGTGTCTCGTCAACCGTGCCACGCACCCTCTTATCGAGCGGCCCAATGCGGGGTTCAGGCCCTCGTCGGCCGCTCACAGCAAAGGTTAG
- a CDS encoding cation:proton antiporter gives MEPIFITASLWLALAVVSALIASSLGLSIALVEICVGVGAAAATGWFGLGDVLAANSEWVRFLAAAGAVVLTFLAGAELDPDVIKTKLTEVSVVGLAGFLAPFFGCAAVAYYLLGWDANASWLCGIALSTTSMAVVYAVMLETGFNKTDFGKGILGSCFINDLGTVIALGLLFAPFTYKTVVFIAGSVAVLASLPFTTAWLTRHYAHRTAAIRTKWIMLILFGLGALALWSGSEAVLPAYLVGMVLAGSAARDTHWIRRLRTLTVGFLTPFYFLRAGTLVSLPALLAAPLVFIALLLGKVASKIFGLYPIISAFRQDRNERWYYTLLMSTGLTFGTISSLYGLAHGLVTQEQYSFLVAAVIASAVVPTLIAGWFFVPTHLLPPIEHPGKTTRHSNGLSDEG, from the coding sequence ATGGAACCCATCTTCATCACTGCATCCTTGTGGCTCGCCCTCGCAGTTGTGTCCGCCCTCATTGCTTCTTCCCTGGGTCTTTCGATCGCGCTCGTTGAAATTTGTGTGGGTGTCGGTGCCGCCGCCGCCACCGGCTGGTTCGGCCTGGGCGATGTGCTTGCCGCCAATTCCGAGTGGGTGCGATTCCTCGCGGCCGCCGGCGCAGTTGTGCTGACGTTCCTGGCTGGTGCGGAATTGGACCCTGACGTGATCAAAACGAAGTTGACGGAGGTGAGCGTCGTCGGCTTGGCGGGGTTCCTGGCGCCATTTTTCGGTTGCGCCGCAGTCGCTTACTATTTGTTGGGATGGGATGCGAATGCCAGTTGGCTCTGCGGTATTGCTCTCTCGACGACCTCCATGGCGGTGGTCTATGCCGTCATGTTGGAAACAGGCTTCAATAAGACGGATTTCGGGAAGGGGATTCTCGGCTCCTGTTTCATCAATGACCTCGGAACCGTGATCGCCCTCGGCCTGCTCTTCGCGCCCTTCACGTATAAGACAGTGGTGTTCATCGCGGGGAGCGTGGCGGTGCTCGCGTCGTTGCCGTTCACGACGGCGTGGCTGACCAGGCATTATGCCCATCGCACCGCTGCAATCCGGACGAAATGGATCATGCTGATTCTCTTTGGATTGGGCGCGCTGGCTTTGTGGTCTGGGAGCGAAGCTGTGCTGCCGGCGTACCTTGTCGGCATGGTGTTGGCGGGAAGCGCTGCGAGAGATACGCATTGGATCCGCCGGTTGCGAACGCTGACGGTGGGGTTTCTCACACCCTTCTATTTCCTGCGCGCCGGGACGCTGGTGTCGCTGCCGGCGCTGCTTGCGGCGCCGCTGGTGTTCATTGCGTTGCTCCTGGGCAAAGTGGCGTCCAAGATTTTCGGCCTCTATCCGATTATCAGTGCCTTCCGGCAGGATCGCAACGAACGCTGGTATTACACGCTGCTGATGTCGACCGGCCTGACATTCGGGACCATCTCGTCTCTCTATGGATTAGCGCATGGCTTGGTGACCCAGGAGCAATATTCCTTTCTCGTGGCTGCCGTGATAGCGAGCGCGGTGGTCCCCACGCTCATCGCGGGTTGGTTTTTTGTGCCAACGCATTTGCTGCCCCCGATCGAGCATCCAGGGAAAACCACGCGGCATAGCAATGGCCTGAGCGACGAGGGCTAG
- a CDS encoding DUF2784 domain-containing protein translates to MLYRLSADLVLFAHFLFAAFAVFGGPLAFFDQAWAWVHIPVVLWSSVVNLMSWTCPLTPIENALRTRAGQLGYSGGFVQHYIGPIVYPRGMPRQLELVAGVFIVAGNALVYAIIFAWGWRRAFN, encoded by the coding sequence ATGCTGTATCGCCTCAGTGCGGATCTGGTCTTGTTCGCGCACTTTCTCTTTGCTGCATTTGCAGTCTTCGGCGGACCGTTGGCGTTTTTCGATCAAGCCTGGGCCTGGGTGCATATTCCCGTGGTGCTCTGGTCTTCGGTGGTGAATCTCATGAGCTGGACCTGCCCATTGACTCCGATTGAGAATGCCCTCCGCACTCGCGCCGGTCAGCTCGGCTATTCAGGTGGCTTTGTACAACACTACATCGGACCCATTGTTTACCCGCGGGGCATGCCGCGACAATTGGAACTCGTGGCAGGTGTGTTCATTGTGGCGGGCAATGCGCTGGTATACGCAATCATTTTTGCGTGGGGCTGGCGTCGGGCATTCAATTGA
- a CDS encoding DUF5615 family PIN-like protein, which yields MKIWLDAQISPFIAPWLSSTFNIEAIALKDIGLRDATDRTIFLAARRAKVVVLTKDRDLVDLVTQLGQPPQIVWVTCGNTSNAKLKAILTQAWPSARTLIERGEAIIEISDITI from the coding sequence GTGAAGATCTGGCTCGACGCCCAGATTTCTCCTTTCATTGCGCCATGGCTGAGTTCGACCTTCAACATTGAGGCGATCGCACTCAAGGATATAGGCTTGCGCGATGCGACGGATCGGACCATCTTTCTTGCCGCACGCAGGGCCAAGGTGGTTGTGCTGACGAAGGACCGTGACTTGGTCGATCTCGTGACCCAGCTTGGTCAGCCACCGCAAATTGTCTGGGTCACTTGCGGGAACACCTCAAACGCAAAGCTGAAAGCGATCCTCACGCAGGCGTGGCCATCAGCGCGAACCCTCATTGAGCGAGGTGAGGCTATCATCGAAATCAGCGACATAACGATCTGA
- a CDS encoding DUF433 domain-containing protein, with translation MAELVDRITVNPEQCGGRPCIRGMRIRVIDVLDLLAAGLTQQQVLEELPDLVAEDISACLRFASSRLNHPILAA, from the coding sequence ATGGCTGAACTTGTTGATCGTATCACCGTGAATCCTGAGCAGTGCGGAGGTCGGCCCTGCATTCGGGGGATGCGGATTCGAGTGATCGATGTACTCGATCTCCTGGCCGCTGGGCTGACGCAGCAACAGGTGCTTGAAGAGCTGCCGGATCTCGTCGCGGAAGATATCTCTGCCTGCCTTCGCTTTGCCAGTAGCCGACTCAATCACCCGATCCTCGCTGCGTGA